Proteins encoded by one window of Gouania willdenowi chromosome 4, fGouWil2.1, whole genome shotgun sequence:
- the brdt gene encoding bromodomain testis-specific protein isoform X9 gives MDQRMLPMSYFCEQGSSQRSLVSEVVVEQKVTDAPVNSLMSGLNEPKDLLFTETPGARTPEPPESLRCCSNILKELFSKRHCQYAWPFYTPVDAVALGLPDYHHIIRKPMDLGTIKDKMDQHEYANAKDFCADVRLMFSNCYKYNPPSDDVVIMARKLEEVFEARFSKVLQDPESGSISQQSISTGTGTGVGSLFASGDASTKEAELDKLTTTAKNSKSKLPPEKSANCSFSLLDTTTSTKCNEPSPSSPMTNHEKKQLKLDIDKMPGDKLEELVNIIYSRESSLHDSSLEEVEVDFETLQNSTLRALQIFVAATLKKCYKKANKGNVVKSSKGIKKNKSKDVMNLRGVLRKYLQHGKQKPNVFKRMMNKMKDQRKKVMKKMMDSENVIRVCGNGPHRLLAPPDCPAPFSPSITFDLAAITFKEPVLSPLKDSPTSSSKGESHGTRVHGVNAESEPASDEKPQSPKKDIVLKNTKSWAKLMEESIVSSPIKSSKDVFQYFRKAALEKEQREKMLQKKRLEEQREKEREHMNTSVPGLRESQPNISWTPDDVYGHRHEQQTSAQQKHSSTMRSVSEEREMEKRKEQERRRKYADEHGENCSAKRELVTQFEKKYGLDNSIHFL, from the exons GTTCTTCACAGAGATCTCTGGTGTCAGAGGTGGTTGTGGAGCAGAAAGTGACTGATGCACCAGTGAACAGTTTAATG AGTGGATTAAATGAACCCAAAGACCTGCTCTTCACTGAGACCCCAGGAGCCAGAACCCCAGAGCCCCCAGAGTCTCTGAGGTGCTGCAGCAACATCCTGAAGGAGTTGTTCTCCAAGAGGCACTGTCAATACGCCTGGCCCTTCTACACGCCAGTCGACGCTGTCGCTCTGGGTCTGCCCGACTATCACCACATCATCAGAAAGCCCATGGACCTGGGCACCATCAAG gACAAGATGGACCAGCATGAGTACGCAAACGCCAAAGACTTTTGTGCCGATGTGCGACTAATGTTCTCCAACTGTTACAAATACAACCCACCCTCTGATGACGTGGTTATCATGGCCAGAAAACTTGAG GAAGTGTTCGAGGCACGTTTTTCAAAGGTTCTCCAGGACCCCGAGAGTGGTTCCATATCCCAGCAGTCGATCAGCACAGGAACAGGAACCGGAGTTGGAAGTCTGTTCGCTTCAGGAGACGCTTCCACTAAGGAGGCCGAACTAGACAAGCTG ACAACAACTGCCAAAAATTCAAAATCCAAACTTCCTCCTGAAAAGTCAGCAAACTGCAGCTTCTCTTT ACTCGACACAACAACCAGTACAAAATGCAACGAGCCCAGTCCATCGTCTCCCATGACCAACCACGAGAAGAAGCAGCTCAAACTGGACATTGACAAGATGCCTGGTGACAAACTGGAAGAGTTGGTGAACATCATTTATTCCAGGGAGTCGTCTCTGCATGATTCCAGTTTGGAGGAGGTTGAAGTGGACTTTGAAACGCTCCAGAACTCCACACTGAGAGCGCTGCAGATCTTTGTCGCAGCAACTCTGAAGAAATGCTACAAGAAGGCAAACA AGGGAAATGTGGTGAAGTCCAGCAAAGGAATAAAGAAGAACAAATCAAAGGACGTGATGAACCTTCGTGGTGTTCTCAGGAAGTATCTCCAACATGGAAAACAGAAACCAAACG TGTTCAAACGAATgatgaataaaatgaaagacCAAAGAAAAAAGGTTATGAAAAAA ATGATGGACAGTGAGAATGTGATACGTGTTTGTGGGAATGGACCACACAGACTACTCGCTCCTCCAG ATTGCcctgctcctttttctccctcCATTACGTTTGACTTGGCTGCTATTACATTTAAG GAACCTGTTCTGTCTCCTCTTAAAGATAGTCCGACCTCATCATCCAAAGGTGAAAGTCATGGGACTCGTGTGCACGGCGTAAACGCTGAGAGTGAACCAGCTTCTGATGAAAAACCACAGAGTCCCAAAAAG GACATTGTGCTGAAAAACACTAAGTCGTGGGCAAAACTAATGGAGGAGTCGATCGTGTCATCTCCCATCAAGTCGTCCAAAGACGTCTTTCAGTATTTTCGCAAAGCTGCTCTGGAAAAGGAGCAACGTGAAAAGATGCTGCAGAAGAAAAGATTAGAAGaacaaagagagaaagagagggagcACATGAATACCAG TGTCCCAGGACTCCGTGAATCACAGCCAAACATCTCTTGGACACCAGATGATGTGTATGGCCACAGACATGAGCAGCAAACGTCCGCTCAGCAGAAACACAGCAGCACAATGCGATCTGTGAGCGAAGAGAgagaaatggaaaaaagaaagGAGCAAGAACGCCGGCGTAAATATGCA gATGAGCATGGCGAAAACTGCAGTGCAAAACGAGAACTTGTGACACAATTTGAAAAGAAATATGGACTGGACAATTCAATACATTTTCTCTAG
- the brdt gene encoding bromodomain testis-specific protein isoform X7 yields MVTQERIKEALDQSERKNEVVSESESFVKMDQRMLPMSYFYEQGSSQRSLVSEVVVEQKVTDAPVNSLMSGLNEPKDLLFTETPGARTPEPPESLRCCSNILKELFSKRHCQYAWPFYTPVDAVALGLPDYHHIIRKPMDLGTIKDKMDQHEYANAKDFCADVRLMFSNCYKYNPPSDDVVIMARKLEEVFEARFSKVLQDPESGSISQQSISTGTGTGVGSLFASGDASTKEAELDKLTTTAKNSKSKLPPEKSANCSFSLLDTTTSTKCNEPSPSSPMTNHEKKQLKLDIDKMPGDKLEELVNIIYSRESSLHDSSLEEVEVDFETLQNSTLRALQIFVAATLKKCYKKANKGNVVKSSKGIKKNKSKDVMNLRGVLRKYLQHGKQKPNVFKRMMNKMKDQRKKVMKKMMDSENVIRVCGNGPHRLLAPPDCPAPFSPSITFDLAAITFKEPVLSPLKDSPTSSSKGESHGTRVHGVNAESEPASDEKPQSPKKDIVLKNTKSWAKLMEESIVSSPIKSSKDVFQYFRKAALEKEQREKMLQKKRLEEQREKEREHMNTSVPGLRESQPNISWTPDDVYGHRHEQQTSAQQKHSSTMRSVSEEREMEKRKEQERRRKYADEHGENCSAKRELVTQFEKKYGLDNSIHFL; encoded by the exons GTTCTTCACAGAGATCTCTGGTGTCAGAGGTGGTTGTGGAGCAGAAAGTGACTGATGCACCAGTGAACAGTTTAATG AGTGGATTAAATGAACCCAAAGACCTGCTCTTCACTGAGACCCCAGGAGCCAGAACCCCAGAGCCCCCAGAGTCTCTGAGGTGCTGCAGCAACATCCTGAAGGAGTTGTTCTCCAAGAGGCACTGTCAATACGCCTGGCCCTTCTACACGCCAGTCGACGCTGTCGCTCTGGGTCTGCCCGACTATCACCACATCATCAGAAAGCCCATGGACCTGGGCACCATCAAG gACAAGATGGACCAGCATGAGTACGCAAACGCCAAAGACTTTTGTGCCGATGTGCGACTAATGTTCTCCAACTGTTACAAATACAACCCACCCTCTGATGACGTGGTTATCATGGCCAGAAAACTTGAG GAAGTGTTCGAGGCACGTTTTTCAAAGGTTCTCCAGGACCCCGAGAGTGGTTCCATATCCCAGCAGTCGATCAGCACAGGAACAGGAACCGGAGTTGGAAGTCTGTTCGCTTCAGGAGACGCTTCCACTAAGGAGGCCGAACTAGACAAGCTG ACAACAACTGCCAAAAATTCAAAATCCAAACTTCCTCCTGAAAAGTCAGCAAACTGCAGCTTCTCTTT ACTCGACACAACAACCAGTACAAAATGCAACGAGCCCAGTCCATCGTCTCCCATGACCAACCACGAGAAGAAGCAGCTCAAACTGGACATTGACAAGATGCCTGGTGACAAACTGGAAGAGTTGGTGAACATCATTTATTCCAGGGAGTCGTCTCTGCATGATTCCAGTTTGGAGGAGGTTGAAGTGGACTTTGAAACGCTCCAGAACTCCACACTGAGAGCGCTGCAGATCTTTGTCGCAGCAACTCTGAAGAAATGCTACAAGAAGGCAAACA AGGGAAATGTGGTGAAGTCCAGCAAAGGAATAAAGAAGAACAAATCAAAGGACGTGATGAACCTTCGTGGTGTTCTCAGGAAGTATCTCCAACATGGAAAACAGAAACCAAACG TGTTCAAACGAATgatgaataaaatgaaagacCAAAGAAAAAAGGTTATGAAAAAA ATGATGGACAGTGAGAATGTGATACGTGTTTGTGGGAATGGACCACACAGACTACTCGCTCCTCCAG ATTGCcctgctcctttttctccctcCATTACGTTTGACTTGGCTGCTATTACATTTAAG GAACCTGTTCTGTCTCCTCTTAAAGATAGTCCGACCTCATCATCCAAAGGTGAAAGTCATGGGACTCGTGTGCACGGCGTAAACGCTGAGAGTGAACCAGCTTCTGATGAAAAACCACAGAGTCCCAAAAAG GACATTGTGCTGAAAAACACTAAGTCGTGGGCAAAACTAATGGAGGAGTCGATCGTGTCATCTCCCATCAAGTCGTCCAAAGACGTCTTTCAGTATTTTCGCAAAGCTGCTCTGGAAAAGGAGCAACGTGAAAAGATGCTGCAGAAGAAAAGATTAGAAGaacaaagagagaaagagagggagcACATGAATACCAG TGTCCCAGGACTCCGTGAATCACAGCCAAACATCTCTTGGACACCAGATGATGTGTATGGCCACAGACATGAGCAGCAAACGTCCGCTCAGCAGAAACACAGCAGCACAATGCGATCTGTGAGCGAAGAGAgagaaatggaaaaaagaaagGAGCAAGAACGCCGGCGTAAATATGCA gATGAGCATGGCGAAAACTGCAGTGCAAAACGAGAACTTGTGACACAATTTGAAAAGAAATATGGACTGGACAATTCAATACATTTTCTCTAG
- the brdt gene encoding bromodomain testis-specific protein isoform X2 gives MVTQERIKEALDQSERKNEVVSESESFVKMDQRMLPMSYFYEQGSSQRSLVSEVVVEQKVTDAPVNSLMSGLNEPKDLLFTETPGARTPEPPESLRCCSNILKELFSKRHCQYAWPFYTPVDAVALGLPDYHHIIRKPMDLGTIKDKMDQQEYANAKDFCADVRLMFSNCYKYNPPSDDVVIMARKLEGVFEARFSKVPRDPESGLNEPKDLLFTETPGARTPEPPESLRCCSNILKELFSKRHCQYAWPFYTPVDAVALGLPDYHHIIRKPMDLGTIKDKMDQHEYANAKDFCADVRLMFSNCYKYNPPSDDVVIMARKLEEVFEARFSKVLQDPESGSISQQSISTGTGTGVGSLFASGDASTKEAELDKLTTAKNSKSKLPPEKSANCSFSLLDTTTSTKCNEPSPSSPMTNHEKKQLKLDIDKMPGDKLEELVNIIYSRESSLHDSSLEEVEVDFETLQNSTLRALQIFVAATLKKCYKKANKGNVVKSSKGIKKNKSKDVMNLRGVLRKYLQHGKQKPNVFKRMMNKMKDQRKKVMKKMMDSENVIRVCGNGPHRLLAPPDCPAPFSPSITFDLAAITFKEPVLSPLKDSPTSSSKGESHGTRVHGVNAESEPASDEKPQSPKKDIVLKNTKSWAKLMEESIVSSPIKSSKDVFQYFRKAALEKEQREKMLQKKRLEEQREKEREHMNTSVPGLRESQPNISWTPDDVYGHRHEQQTSAQQKHSSTMRSVSEEREMEKRKEQERRRKYADEHGENCSAKRELVTQFEKKYGLDNSIHFL, from the exons GTTCTTCACAGAGATCTCTGGTGTCAGAGGTGGTTGTGGAGCAGAAAGTGACTGATGCACCAGTGAACAGTTTAATG AGTGGATTAAATGAACCCAAAGACCTGCTCTTCACTGAGACCCCAGGAGCCAGAACCCCAGAGCCCCCAGAGTCTCTGAGGTGCTGCAGCAACATCCTGAAGGAGTTGTTCTCCAAGAGGCACTGTCAATACGCCTGGCCCTTCTACACGCCAGTCGACGCTGTCGCTCTGGGTCTGCCCGACTATCACCACATCATCAGAAAGCCCATGGACCTGGGCACCATCAAG gACAAGATGGACCAGCAGGAGTACGCAAACGCCAAAGACTTTTGTGCCGATGTGCGACTAATGTTCTCCAACTGTTACAAATACAACCCACCCTCTGATGACGTGGTTATCATGGCCAGAAAACTTGAG GGAGTTTTCGAGGCACGTTTTTCAAAGGTTCCCCGAGACCCAGAGAGTGGATTAAATGAACCCAAAGACCTGCTCTTCACTGAGACCCCAGGAGCCAGAACCCCAGAGCCCCCAGAGTCTCTGAGGTGCTGCAGCAACATCCTGAAGGAGTTGTTCTCCAAGAGGCACTGTCAATACGCCTGGCCCTTCTACACGCCAGTCGACGCTGTCGCTCTGGGTCTGCCCGACTATCACCACATCATCAGAAAGCCCATGGACCTGGGCACCATCAAG gACAAGATGGACCAGCATGAGTACGCAAACGCCAAAGACTTTTGTGCCGATGTGCGACTAATGTTCTCCAACTGTTACAAATACAACCCACCCTCTGATGACGTGGTTATCATGGCCAGAAAACTTGAG GAAGTGTTCGAGGCACGTTTTTCAAAGGTTCTCCAGGACCCCGAGAGTGGTTCCATATCCCAGCAGTCGATCAGCACAGGAACAGGAACCGGAGTTGGAAGTCTGTTCGCTTCAGGAGACGCTTCCACTAAGGAGGCCGAACTAGACAAGCTG ACAACTGCCAAAAATTCAAAATCCAAACTTCCTCCTGAAAAGTCAGCAAACTGCAGCTTCTCTTT ACTCGACACAACAACCAGTACAAAATGCAACGAGCCCAGTCCATCGTCTCCCATGACCAACCACGAGAAGAAGCAGCTCAAACTGGACATTGACAAGATGCCTGGTGACAAACTGGAAGAGTTGGTGAACATCATTTATTCCAGGGAGTCGTCTCTGCATGATTCCAGTTTGGAGGAGGTTGAAGTGGACTTTGAAACGCTCCAGAACTCCACACTGAGAGCGCTGCAGATCTTTGTCGCAGCAACTCTGAAGAAATGCTACAAGAAGGCAAACA AGGGAAATGTGGTGAAGTCCAGCAAAGGAATAAAGAAGAACAAATCAAAGGACGTGATGAACCTTCGTGGTGTTCTCAGGAAGTATCTCCAACATGGAAAACAGAAACCAAACG TGTTCAAACGAATgatgaataaaatgaaagacCAAAGAAAAAAGGTTATGAAAAAA ATGATGGACAGTGAGAATGTGATACGTGTTTGTGGGAATGGACCACACAGACTACTCGCTCCTCCAG ATTGCcctgctcctttttctccctcCATTACGTTTGACTTGGCTGCTATTACATTTAAG GAACCTGTTCTGTCTCCTCTTAAAGATAGTCCGACCTCATCATCCAAAGGTGAAAGTCATGGGACTCGTGTGCACGGCGTAAACGCTGAGAGTGAACCAGCTTCTGATGAAAAACCACAGAGTCCCAAAAAG GACATTGTGCTGAAAAACACTAAGTCGTGGGCAAAACTAATGGAGGAGTCGATCGTGTCATCTCCCATCAAGTCGTCCAAAGACGTCTTTCAGTATTTTCGCAAAGCTGCTCTGGAAAAGGAGCAACGTGAAAAGATGCTGCAGAAGAAAAGATTAGAAGaacaaagagagaaagagagggagcACATGAATACCAG TGTCCCAGGACTCCGTGAATCACAGCCAAACATCTCTTGGACACCAGATGATGTGTATGGCCACAGACATGAGCAGCAAACGTCCGCTCAGCAGAAACACAGCAGCACAATGCGATCTGTGAGCGAAGAGAgagaaatggaaaaaagaaagGAGCAAGAACGCCGGCGTAAATATGCA gATGAGCATGGCGAAAACTGCAGTGCAAAACGAGAACTTGTGACACAATTTGAAAAGAAATATGGACTGGACAATTCAATACATTTTCTCTAG
- the brdt gene encoding bromodomain testis-specific protein isoform X6, which yields MDQRMLPMSYFCEQGSSQRSLVSEVVVEQKVTDAPVNSLMSGLNEPKDLLFTETPGARTPEPPESLRCCSNILKELFSKRHCQYAWPFYTPVDAVALGLPDYHHIIRKPMDLGTIKDKMDQQEYANAKDFCADVRLMFSNCYKYNPPSDDVVIMARKLEGVFEARFSKVPRDPESGLNEPKDLLFTETPGARTPEPPESLRCCSNILKELFSKRHCQYAWPFYTPVDAVALGLPDYHHIIRKPMDLGTIKDKMDQHEYANAKDFCADVRLMFSNCYKYNPPSDDVVIMARKLEEVFEARFSKVLQDPESGSISQQSISTGTGTGVGSLFASGDASTKEAELDKLTTTAKNSKSKLPPEKSANCSFSLLDTTTSTKCNEPSPSSPMTNHEKKQLKLDIDKMPGDKLEELVNIIYSRESSLHDSSLEEVEVDFETLQNSTLRALQIFVAATLKKCYKKANKGNVVKSSKGIKKNKSKDVMNLRGVLRKYLQHGKQKPNVFKRMMNKMKDQRKKVMKKMMDSENVIRVCGNGPHRLLAPPDCPAPFSPSITFDLAAITFKEPVLSPLKDSPTSSSKGESHGTRVHGVNAESEPASDEKPQSPKKDIVLKNTKSWAKLMEESIVSSPIKSSKDVFQYFRKAALEKEQREKMLQKKRLEEQREKEREHMNTSVPGLRESQPNISWTPDDVYGHRHEQQTSAQQKHSSTMRSVSEEREMEKRKEQERRRKYADEHGENCSAKRELVTQFEKKYGLDNSIHFL from the exons GTTCTTCACAGAGATCTCTGGTGTCAGAGGTGGTTGTGGAGCAGAAAGTGACTGATGCACCAGTGAACAGTTTAATG AGTGGATTAAATGAACCCAAAGACCTGCTCTTCACTGAGACCCCAGGAGCCAGAACCCCAGAGCCCCCAGAGTCTCTGAGGTGCTGCAGCAACATCCTGAAGGAGTTGTTCTCCAAGAGGCACTGTCAATACGCCTGGCCCTTCTACACGCCAGTCGACGCTGTCGCTCTGGGTCTGCCCGACTATCACCACATCATCAGAAAGCCCATGGACCTGGGCACCATCAAG gACAAGATGGACCAGCAGGAGTACGCAAACGCCAAAGACTTTTGTGCCGATGTGCGACTAATGTTCTCCAACTGTTACAAATACAACCCACCCTCTGATGACGTGGTTATCATGGCCAGAAAACTTGAG GGAGTTTTCGAGGCACGTTTTTCAAAGGTTCCCCGAGACCCAGAGAGTGGATTAAATGAACCCAAAGACCTGCTCTTCACTGAGACCCCAGGAGCCAGAACCCCAGAGCCCCCAGAGTCTCTGAGGTGCTGCAGCAACATCCTGAAGGAGTTGTTCTCCAAGAGGCACTGTCAATACGCCTGGCCCTTCTACACGCCAGTCGACGCTGTCGCTCTGGGTCTGCCCGACTATCACCACATCATCAGAAAGCCCATGGACCTGGGCACCATCAAG gACAAGATGGACCAGCATGAGTACGCAAACGCCAAAGACTTTTGTGCCGATGTGCGACTAATGTTCTCCAACTGTTACAAATACAACCCACCCTCTGATGACGTGGTTATCATGGCCAGAAAACTTGAG GAAGTGTTCGAGGCACGTTTTTCAAAGGTTCTCCAGGACCCCGAGAGTGGTTCCATATCCCAGCAGTCGATCAGCACAGGAACAGGAACCGGAGTTGGAAGTCTGTTCGCTTCAGGAGACGCTTCCACTAAGGAGGCCGAACTAGACAAGCTG ACAACAACTGCCAAAAATTCAAAATCCAAACTTCCTCCTGAAAAGTCAGCAAACTGCAGCTTCTCTTT ACTCGACACAACAACCAGTACAAAATGCAACGAGCCCAGTCCATCGTCTCCCATGACCAACCACGAGAAGAAGCAGCTCAAACTGGACATTGACAAGATGCCTGGTGACAAACTGGAAGAGTTGGTGAACATCATTTATTCCAGGGAGTCGTCTCTGCATGATTCCAGTTTGGAGGAGGTTGAAGTGGACTTTGAAACGCTCCAGAACTCCACACTGAGAGCGCTGCAGATCTTTGTCGCAGCAACTCTGAAGAAATGCTACAAGAAGGCAAACA AGGGAAATGTGGTGAAGTCCAGCAAAGGAATAAAGAAGAACAAATCAAAGGACGTGATGAACCTTCGTGGTGTTCTCAGGAAGTATCTCCAACATGGAAAACAGAAACCAAACG TGTTCAAACGAATgatgaataaaatgaaagacCAAAGAAAAAAGGTTATGAAAAAA ATGATGGACAGTGAGAATGTGATACGTGTTTGTGGGAATGGACCACACAGACTACTCGCTCCTCCAG ATTGCcctgctcctttttctccctcCATTACGTTTGACTTGGCTGCTATTACATTTAAG GAACCTGTTCTGTCTCCTCTTAAAGATAGTCCGACCTCATCATCCAAAGGTGAAAGTCATGGGACTCGTGTGCACGGCGTAAACGCTGAGAGTGAACCAGCTTCTGATGAAAAACCACAGAGTCCCAAAAAG GACATTGTGCTGAAAAACACTAAGTCGTGGGCAAAACTAATGGAGGAGTCGATCGTGTCATCTCCCATCAAGTCGTCCAAAGACGTCTTTCAGTATTTTCGCAAAGCTGCTCTGGAAAAGGAGCAACGTGAAAAGATGCTGCAGAAGAAAAGATTAGAAGaacaaagagagaaagagagggagcACATGAATACCAG TGTCCCAGGACTCCGTGAATCACAGCCAAACATCTCTTGGACACCAGATGATGTGTATGGCCACAGACATGAGCAGCAAACGTCCGCTCAGCAGAAACACAGCAGCACAATGCGATCTGTGAGCGAAGAGAgagaaatggaaaaaagaaagGAGCAAGAACGCCGGCGTAAATATGCA gATGAGCATGGCGAAAACTGCAGTGCAAAACGAGAACTTGTGACACAATTTGAAAAGAAATATGGACTGGACAATTCAATACATTTTCTCTAG
- the brdt gene encoding bromodomain testis-specific protein isoform X1, translating into MVTQERIKEALDQSERKNEVVSESESFVKMDQRMLPMSYFYEQGSSQRSLVSEVVVEQKVTDAPVNSLMSGLNEPKDLLFTETPGARTPEPPESLRCCSNILKELFSKRHCQYAWPFYTPVDAVALGLPDYHHIIRKPMDLGTIKDKMDQQEYANAKDFCADVRLMFSNCYKYNPPSDDVVIMARKLEGVFEARFSKVPRDPESGLNEPKDLLFTETPGARTPEPPESLRCCSNILKELFSKRHCQYAWPFYTPVDAVALGLPDYHHIIRKPMDLGTIKDKMDQHEYANAKDFCADVRLMFSNCYKYNPPSDDVVIMARKLEEVFEARFSKVLQDPESGSISQQSISTGTGTGVGSLFASGDASTKEAELDKLTTTAKNSKSKLPPEKSANCSFSLLDTTTSTKCNEPSPSSPMTNHEKKQLKLDIDKMPGDKLEELVNIIYSRESSLHDSSLEEVEVDFETLQNSTLRALQIFVAATLKKCYKKANKGNVVKSSKGIKKNKSKDVMNLRGVLRKYLQHGKQKPNVFKRMMNKMKDQRKKVMKKMMDSENVIRVCGNGPHRLLAPPDCPAPFSPSITFDLAAITFKEPVLSPLKDSPTSSSKGESHGTRVHGVNAESEPASDEKPQSPKKDIVLKNTKSWAKLMEESIVSSPIKSSKDVFQYFRKAALEKEQREKMLQKKRLEEQREKEREHMNTSVPGLRESQPNISWTPDDVYGHRHEQQTSAQQKHSSTMRSVSEEREMEKRKEQERRRKYADEHGENCSAKRELVTQFEKKYGLDNSIHFL; encoded by the exons GTTCTTCACAGAGATCTCTGGTGTCAGAGGTGGTTGTGGAGCAGAAAGTGACTGATGCACCAGTGAACAGTTTAATG AGTGGATTAAATGAACCCAAAGACCTGCTCTTCACTGAGACCCCAGGAGCCAGAACCCCAGAGCCCCCAGAGTCTCTGAGGTGCTGCAGCAACATCCTGAAGGAGTTGTTCTCCAAGAGGCACTGTCAATACGCCTGGCCCTTCTACACGCCAGTCGACGCTGTCGCTCTGGGTCTGCCCGACTATCACCACATCATCAGAAAGCCCATGGACCTGGGCACCATCAAG gACAAGATGGACCAGCAGGAGTACGCAAACGCCAAAGACTTTTGTGCCGATGTGCGACTAATGTTCTCCAACTGTTACAAATACAACCCACCCTCTGATGACGTGGTTATCATGGCCAGAAAACTTGAG GGAGTTTTCGAGGCACGTTTTTCAAAGGTTCCCCGAGACCCAGAGAGTGGATTAAATGAACCCAAAGACCTGCTCTTCACTGAGACCCCAGGAGCCAGAACCCCAGAGCCCCCAGAGTCTCTGAGGTGCTGCAGCAACATCCTGAAGGAGTTGTTCTCCAAGAGGCACTGTCAATACGCCTGGCCCTTCTACACGCCAGTCGACGCTGTCGCTCTGGGTCTGCCCGACTATCACCACATCATCAGAAAGCCCATGGACCTGGGCACCATCAAG gACAAGATGGACCAGCATGAGTACGCAAACGCCAAAGACTTTTGTGCCGATGTGCGACTAATGTTCTCCAACTGTTACAAATACAACCCACCCTCTGATGACGTGGTTATCATGGCCAGAAAACTTGAG GAAGTGTTCGAGGCACGTTTTTCAAAGGTTCTCCAGGACCCCGAGAGTGGTTCCATATCCCAGCAGTCGATCAGCACAGGAACAGGAACCGGAGTTGGAAGTCTGTTCGCTTCAGGAGACGCTTCCACTAAGGAGGCCGAACTAGACAAGCTG ACAACAACTGCCAAAAATTCAAAATCCAAACTTCCTCCTGAAAAGTCAGCAAACTGCAGCTTCTCTTT ACTCGACACAACAACCAGTACAAAATGCAACGAGCCCAGTCCATCGTCTCCCATGACCAACCACGAGAAGAAGCAGCTCAAACTGGACATTGACAAGATGCCTGGTGACAAACTGGAAGAGTTGGTGAACATCATTTATTCCAGGGAGTCGTCTCTGCATGATTCCAGTTTGGAGGAGGTTGAAGTGGACTTTGAAACGCTCCAGAACTCCACACTGAGAGCGCTGCAGATCTTTGTCGCAGCAACTCTGAAGAAATGCTACAAGAAGGCAAACA AGGGAAATGTGGTGAAGTCCAGCAAAGGAATAAAGAAGAACAAATCAAAGGACGTGATGAACCTTCGTGGTGTTCTCAGGAAGTATCTCCAACATGGAAAACAGAAACCAAACG TGTTCAAACGAATgatgaataaaatgaaagacCAAAGAAAAAAGGTTATGAAAAAA ATGATGGACAGTGAGAATGTGATACGTGTTTGTGGGAATGGACCACACAGACTACTCGCTCCTCCAG ATTGCcctgctcctttttctccctcCATTACGTTTGACTTGGCTGCTATTACATTTAAG GAACCTGTTCTGTCTCCTCTTAAAGATAGTCCGACCTCATCATCCAAAGGTGAAAGTCATGGGACTCGTGTGCACGGCGTAAACGCTGAGAGTGAACCAGCTTCTGATGAAAAACCACAGAGTCCCAAAAAG GACATTGTGCTGAAAAACACTAAGTCGTGGGCAAAACTAATGGAGGAGTCGATCGTGTCATCTCCCATCAAGTCGTCCAAAGACGTCTTTCAGTATTTTCGCAAAGCTGCTCTGGAAAAGGAGCAACGTGAAAAGATGCTGCAGAAGAAAAGATTAGAAGaacaaagagagaaagagagggagcACATGAATACCAG TGTCCCAGGACTCCGTGAATCACAGCCAAACATCTCTTGGACACCAGATGATGTGTATGGCCACAGACATGAGCAGCAAACGTCCGCTCAGCAGAAACACAGCAGCACAATGCGATCTGTGAGCGAAGAGAgagaaatggaaaaaagaaagGAGCAAGAACGCCGGCGTAAATATGCA gATGAGCATGGCGAAAACTGCAGTGCAAAACGAGAACTTGTGACACAATTTGAAAAGAAATATGGACTGGACAATTCAATACATTTTCTCTAG